From the genome of Carassius auratus strain Wakin chromosome 29, ASM336829v1, whole genome shotgun sequence:
GATGTAGCCCACAACATGTGCTTTTTGAActttttctaattatatatatatattttaataacatcagtaaaaaaaaaatggttttaccactaaaattattataaaatcacaagttgagatatataaaaattatggaaaaagttaaactgagaaaaaaaatgcgTTTCGTTTAATAGCCTATAATTTTCATATTAAATGTGACATTCGTATccaggtgggtttttttttttttctatgaaacatttttagttgtttgttCTGGCTGCTTATTTAGTCAATATGGTTAATATAGTAAGCAGTAATTTAATTCATCTATATTCACATTTTACGCCTGATTAGCGCGCATGCGTATTTTGGCCTTCCGTGTCATTCATCACGTGTTTCGGTTTGTTGTGGATTCACTTGGTTCTGTGGCTTGGCATTTCCATCAGTGTGGAAACATTATGAGTCTCTGTATTGTCTGTGAAGACGAAGCAAAAATCACGATTTAATgtcagtttccttttttttttcatcagcaaAAAATGTAGCTATTTTTATCTATTGTGTTGTTTAAATGaggaatattatattttatttgtttttatatttatgtattgtatacataaatacaaatgtttagaatttaaatagaaatactcTTGATAATATCAGTTCAACTTTCTGCCAGCAGAGGACACTGTAAACACTTTTATATACTGTGCATATACTGGACATTTCTACATCAAAACTACAGCTCATGTTGTCCTGAGACTGGCTTTATTATTTGACACATTATCTCATAAAACTGcacattattttgaataattataagGGTCGTTCATATGAATTATAATCTCAAATGAGATGTCTGTTTCACACTTGATCATCGCCTGTACTGTTATTTGATCCAAGTAACAACAGGTGTGTGTGAAATTgggtttattttccattttaagcaGGTCAGTGAATCTAAACTAACAGGACAAGGCTTGACCGACTCTCAATGTCGACAGTTTCTGGTACAATAATTGGCAAAGACATGCATTCATGCAGAAAAAAGGGAAATGCAGTGAACAGACAGAGGAGGGCATGCAGTGATCGGAGGCGTCATGTGCACTTTCAACTCACAGGATTTAGGAGAAGAGTGTGTGACCAGAGAtcaggtcagtgtgtgtgagcATTTGTGTACATGCTTTTCATTTGCCATGGTTATGCTTTTCagttaatgaaatattatttttattttatatgtataatttaattacttctttattaatatataatggatatatatatttttatatagggttagggttatatttatgtctatatagtttatatatcttatttatttgtttatttaaaacatgattaatattatttttatttttatttatagggttcgtattatgttatattttttaagaaataagtttttatatcttttttaatcatgtatgtatttatttattttgaatataattaatatcaaattatatatatatatatatatatatatatatatatatataatgggttaggattatattttatatttatattatttgatatatattatattatttatataatttgaaatcttatttattttaaatataattaatatatatatttatagacttTTTAGATctcaatttgtattatttatttattttttatttatatatttatactttcaaaatattacatttgtgattgtgtgtgatttaaaaatctaaaattatatacatttcctGGTTCTGCTCATCTCtaaaatttgtgaaaaaaaacacctgttATAAAGCATCTATGGAGTCTTTATTTTCTATTGTAGTCCGAGTGTCCAGTGAAGATTGATTGCTAAAAACTAgtgatatttgttttatttgttgaaaGTGCAAGCGGTGAGTTGTTCTGAGGTTTCTCTTCAGGTTCTCATGACACTGAGAGCTTGTGGATGCAGCACTTCTCCTTCTGTGGCTCTGTCGTTGAAAGCGTCACAGTGAGAGAGTCTTTGTCATGAACTCAGAGCGTGAGGAACTGAGAAAACACTCTGAGGAAGCTCCTGAGATCATGAGCTTCTGTCAATCATGTTGCTTTTATTTgagattaatttgtcttttatttattaagggaaaagtgGACTTCACTGGGAATTATAAAACGGCAAAAAGACATTAGGGGAAACTAGTAGAAGCTGTCAAAGTTTTGCAGCAATGCAGCTGATTTAATGAACGCTGATCTTATagcggggcatgttgtcacacagtATCTGGATACTGCTGCTTATTGCATTGCTCTTATTTTTGACTGAaacagttttaataattaaatgcaactcagtaaaaaaaattaaagcatattttagattaaaaacttcagcttaaataaaaataaagctaattagAAATAGTATATAACCCtagaaaaatgtcaaaaagcataaagaaaataaaaggtataataataaaaaagtcttaTGTTTATTGCAgtgttaaataaaacttaaactattaaaatatttttatttctagtaaaaaaaagagagacatatttaaaaatgaataaaaattaaagaagaagaaaatttaattaaactaaaattaaagtgaaaactgaaaatatgaaaataaaagctacagtgtaatgtaaaatatgatCTCATAGCGGATATGTGGATTCTGCTGTTTATCGCAGTGTTGTAACTATTAGAGATTGTTGtagataattcaaataaaatattaatataattattacatgcgaaaaaaaaattaactgaatacattaaaaaacaataatcaataaaaatgacgaaaagcacataacaaaatttaattaaaattcatattttactaaatatatcatggtatttaatgctttttatttatttacatgtaaacGGAATGAACTTTTGGTAACACAATAAACCAATGATTTGGCCGACTAATATGCTAACCAAGTTAAAACTATTGTGACATTTTCCCAAAATGTACAGAAATCCTCATTTAATAAGTGAGATATATGCTACCTTGCCATTACAAAAACACTGCAGCAGTGTTTCATAAATCTATAATCACACAATGATGCTCAAGAGGATGTGTGTTCAAGTGCACAGTAGAGGAAGCAGCGATTTCCACTAAAAACATCCTTCAGATGTCGCCTTCAGTTTAAGACTCATTCAGTAAATGGTGATTTCTTCATTTTTAAACCAACTTCAGAATCTAAACCCGTAATCCACACATAATAGCTACTGTGGACTGTGCTAGCTTACACCGTGCTCAAAAACTTCTTAATCAGTTAACTGGTGTGTGCCTGGCTTTGCagaagtgtgtgttgtgtgaacTTCCGTCTCCTTTTATTAATGACATTCAAAGGAGGTTTTCTGAAAAGTTTCTAGTAGTGTGCTTTGGTTTGGCTGTATAGCAGCTTTATGAACACAGGAAGTGATGTTTCAGATAACGTGGGTTGTTCAACGTGGGTTTTACCCACAAActcaactaaaaaaataataataattacgagTAGTCGTGTATGTGTTTATAGGTGAAATGGCAAATGGTGACATCGACGTGATatgctttacatttaaaacacaatttcttgtgtaaatataattcatatatttttattaagagACAACGTGGAATATTTGTGCCTTTAAAgcttacaaatgtaaaaatctaatGAAATCTCTAAAAGTTGATTGAAATGTGCCTATAAGACGTTTTGTGTAGGCTTCTCACCATATTTAATATAAGATCTAAAATTTGAAAGAAGAGGAcagaaattctaaaatatttttaaatattcaaattgttcaaaattatttaaatgattgattttaaaattatcatttattttaaaatgattaaaaatagctataaatataattacatatattttaaattatatatataaatcattacatatataatcatttttaaataattatttatttgattacaattaCCTGTATGTGAGTTtgattactgttaaaaaaaaatactgtttaaaatgatgaaattattaaaaaatgattgATTACACTGAGTTTATTGAATTAAACTGACCCCTGGTGTTTCTATTAAGAATAAAAAACTACTTCctggtcataaaaaaaaaaaaacacctgttatAAAGCATCTATGGAGTCTTTATTTTCTATTGTAGTCCGAGTGTCCAGTGAAGATTTGAGCTGGAAACATCATGGATGAGAAGGATATTATGACAGACATAACCCAAGGAAGAACGTCAGTGATCTCAAAATACCACAGAAATATTGACGAGAGGTGTGTGgggttttatttgtgtgtacatCAGAAACATAAACTATATTAGACAAACACTGGGGAACAGCTGAtggtacttcttttttttttcactgttttaCACAATAAACAATCGGGAagtcatttgtatttattcattcattcgtcTGTCCATCTCAAGTAGTCCAGTGGAAGTTTCCActtccagttttttttattttttttttgagtgataaGTTCTGTGTAatagtatggaaaaaaacaacactttttttaatgtaatttaaaaaaaaatattttatataaaaacaattcccatttaatttaaattacatattaagttgaaataaaaaaaaattaatgcagtATTATCACAtagaggtaataataataaaaaatatatataaatataaatatatatatatatttatatatttatatataaacggTCAAGGGTCCTgggatgcttttaaaaaaaaaaaaaaaaaaaaaatatatatatatatatatatatatatatatatatatatatatatatatatatatatatatatatatatatatattgaagtaaatattcactcaaaaatgaaaatgacgccatgatttactcacccacTCTCAAGCCATCccagatgtatatgactttcttctttcagaaagttatattaaacatatttgggctcttccaagctttatatgTGAATAGAGGTCAAGCTCAAAACagcgcatccatccatccatcacaaaAAGTGCTCCAGGAGCAGAATAGAGGCTTTCTGGAGTGAATCGATGCAAAACAACATTATAAACCTTCATCTCTAGCTTCTGCTGACTGTCTGTCATACATGTGCTCACCAGAGAGTGGCGTAAAATACTGTTACAGTCTTTCTATTTCAAAATcttatgtttaattcagtgtattATTTGTGATATCTAGTAAGAATTGTATGATTAACGAGAAACATAGTTTGTTGACTAGTTTTGAACGTTCACACTTCACACAGTGAGGGGAAATTTTCCCGCTCTCTTTTCTCTGTAACCGTCTGCTCCGCCTTTGAAACTTTCACTTCCTGTTGAAGCGCTGCTCGAGACGGTGTTTGTCACctaaagctctctctctctctctctctctctctctctctctctctctctctctctgtctcttccaGCGGCACCAAAGATTCATCAGACTGTTCTCCCGCTGAGCGCCTCATCCAAGCCCCGCTGAGCCCCGAGCGTTCAGACGCCGTCTACTCTCACACGTCCTCGCGGGACTCCGGCTGGCACATCTGGTCGGGCTGGTGGTCagaagaggtcaaaggtcacaccgAGTCTGGACATCTCCCGGCTCCCTCAGAATCCAGCGGGAGGGACAGTGATCGACAGGAGCACGAGGACGAGACTCAGGAGAACGTCCTAAATGAAGAGACGCAGAACATGGAGAAAGATGAAGACAAACGAGTGAGAGAGATCACTAGCATCACTAGCACTAGCACTTATACTTTGTGTTCGTAATATCACAACAGAATTATTTAATGGCACATTTAATGCTAAGTAAAGCCGTTTTCGGCtgcaatataataaaatgggtgaaaatgtactaatattattattatttttaagataatACAAATTGCATTGGTCTTAAACTCATTGCAAAAGGTACTGTAAATAATCAATAGCTAAACTGATTAATTTTTTAACTTATTAAAATTGTTGTTAAATGATTCATatgtacattatttaaataattgtttttattgattattaaattatttatttttagttactgAACATTTACCTGTGAGACGTAAATtcataaattattgtaatatattaaagacGTTCTGTGAGaggataaaattattattattattgctatttaatcatataaattgtatttggattaattattgtaaaaagTGAATACCTTATTTAAACgattacttatttaaataaatgtaaattattaagtTATATTATTACTGCAggtgttcatttttattaataacacaCATCTTATGGTACAGACATGAATGGGAAGCAATCAGatcaaaatgttaatgtaatgtgAACTGTGCAGTCTCTTGAAAAAGGGATGCAAGCTGTATCTACAGACCAAAATATCAGAGAGATTCGGGATGTGGACTCTCTTGACTGAAAACAGTATTGTGGGAACCACATAACTGCATCCTGAAAACCAGTTACAATACTTTAGCATCATTGCATCAGGTTTAAAGTCATGTTTTTGGAAAATACTAGCTAAACTGTTCATCATATTGAACTACAGAATAAATAAAGCTGCACATCAGTCTTTGTGTGACTGCTATCAAGATATTTTTATCAGAGGTGGCCCATCTAGCCGACCACATGACCCTGTTTTTTCCACTCAGACAGTTGTGTTTTAGTTTGAATGTTAGTGGCTTTCCAGCAGCAAACATTACCAAAGTTACATTACCACAGAGACATGTCACGCTTTCAGATTCAGTAACCCAGAGGGAATAAATAACAGGCTGTTTTCAACAGGAGCCGATCAAAGAGCTCAAGCTCTATAAGATAGCGAGTGAGCTCCTGCAAACCGAGAGGGCGTACGTGACCCGGCTGCATCTGCTGGACCAGGTCAGAAAAATACTCTCAAAGATAAAGCTTCATCACTGGCAGTGATGGctccatgaagaacttttaacacCCAtggaaactttttaaaaatgattgcatcatttaaattattaataataaatttaaacaaatatctaattggttaaattaatattttttaaaaaattaacatctgtggttccatgaagagcTGTAATATCCATGgaactttttttaaagttattaaagttatatcattatttaattattatttaaaaaatgattaaattacatacatacatgtatatacatatatatatatatatatatatatatatatatatatatatatatatatttaaaaagctatggttccatgaagaacctttaacatcaatgAAACCTTTTTAAaggtataaaaattattaaataatttaaactctaataatattaaatttaaactctaatcattttaaaatgattaaattgccaaaattattacatttaaaaatgtccctttttattattaataaattattaagttattcctttaaaaaaaaaaaattgacgattatgattttaaaaattgaattatgATCACATATGGCtcaatgaagaacctttatcATTCTTGAAaacttgtaaaaatatataaataattattacattaattaaattattattttaaacttttaatttatttatatgattaatttTAATATGATCATGCATGGCTCCATGAacaattgttcaattaattaaactattaatttaaaaagtaatacaatgtacagtatatatatatatatatatatatatatatatatatatatatatatatatatatatatatatatatatatatataattataaataattattttttttattttttttaatgaaaataaattattgcacAATTATTGCATCATTGCACAAAATGTTTTCTATAATGGAAAATATTCTTCAtattaataaaattgtttattttcagaaatggacactgaaaggttcttttgggcaccaaaaatagttcttctatggcatttagaaaacctttatttttaggagtgtgTACACATGTGAAGTGTATTCTGTGTTTCTGCAGGTGTTCTGCGCTGGACTCACTGAGGAGGCTGGGAAGGGGACGTTTCCTGTGGAGGTGGTGAAGTCCATCTTCTCCAATGTGGGATCCATTCACACCTTCCACAGCCAGTTCCTCCTGCCGGATCTGGAGAAGCGCATGAGCCAGTGGTGAGCGCTGATTCATCTTCACACTTCTTCTCAGATCTCTCACTCTCGCTCACGTCTCCGTCCTCCTGCAGGGACTCCACGCCCCGCATCGGGGACATCTTAGCACAGCTCGCACCCTTTCTCAGGATGTATGCAGAGTATGTGAAAAACTTCGACAGCGCCATGGACCTGCTCAAACAGTGGATGGAGCGATCGGCACAGTTTAATGCCATCATTCAGGACATACAGGTGTATATGTCAGATTATATCCCCTTTAACACCTGCCTCAACACTTATTCTGCCTCTTTTAAAGGCAAAATTAAATAGCTGAAAatcggaatatatatatatatatatatatatatatatatatatatatatatttaagatctTCCAGttgaaaagtatatataaaaatagtcaaaatattatttagttagattttttcagttaaatatctaaaattatattttttgtatattttaattatagtattaaaataatataaaataatttggtcTGATTATGCAGCTAAATatctcaaataaatacataaaaataatataaaaataatttggtCTGATTTTctagttaaatatattaaaatatatgaaataacaaaatgaaaacgttatatatatgtatatatattaattaatattaatttaatatatatatatattaaaaataactatatagcaGGTGCATGTGcttctagataaaaaaaataaataaaaagttccaGACCTATTCATTATGTAACACACTATGTAATCTGAGTTAACTTTCACTTTATGCAAAAGAAGCCCTTCAAATATCATcaacaaagaaacacacacacacacacacacacacacacacacacacatatatatattgttgatGATGTTTGAAGGGCTTACCACACTTGTGCTTCCTGCTTTGATGACTTCCCTTCATAAagtgaaagtatatatatatatatatatatatatatatatatatatatatatatatatatatatatatatatatatatctatatgtgcgtatataaaatatgttttaaaattttttatatgtgtaaaataataataaaaaaaaaaattgaatatcaaTTTTGTTGTACACCAATTTTCAGTATAAAAATCCAAGATGTCATGCAACATTTCCCAATATgtgcagtatacagtatataactaTAGCACACTTCCTAGAATACTGTATCCCCCAATGCGCACCTTCCATTTCAACTGTGATGAATGCACCGGAAACATTAGTTTGGGTAAAAGTGCTCTTAGTAATGTTTATACTATTACCTATAATCTTTTTAATAGCATACACAGGAGGCAGTGCATAATATGTATTGTGCGGTATGCACTAAACAGCACATAGATTGAATGTTAATGTATAATTTCTGgttgagatgatgatgatgatgttgatgtttTGTGTTTAGAGTCAGGAGGCGTGTGGGAACCTGACTCTGCAGCATCACATGCTGGAGCCGGTGCAGCGCGTTCCTCGCTACGAGATGCTGCTCAAAGACTATCTGAAGAAACTCCCGGAGGACGACCCCGACCGCAGCCAGGCCGAGAGTGAGAGATGCATGCGTTACATGGGTTCCTCACAATTTCTAATACCCTCCTATATGTTTAAAAGGACCGTGTCTTTATGTTTTAAGCACAGAAAACGTATATTGCACAAGAATGTGAACGTTTTAGATTAAGTGAAAGTGTTGTTTGGCTCCCCGACTGTTTTCAGTTCCATAACTGGATGAGATATCACTTCTCCTTCTCCTTTCCAGAGTCTCTGAACATCATCTCAATGGCTGCCACACACTCCAACACGGCCATCCGCAAGATGGTGAGAGACACTTTCACTTAACCTGCTAGATTAGTCAGAGCAAGATGGCCTGTTTCCCGACTGCGTTTATGATTTTCATATGCAAATGTGCTTCGATTGCAACTTTGcaactattttttaaatttcagatatatttctaAGAGTCAATTCTGAGCCCATTTGAAAGTTTGCATCCAAAGCAAACCTTGTTATAGATTATTTAATTGCTCTTTTGTAGCATTTCATCATGAAAATAGCCTTAGAAGCTAGCACGGTGTTAAAACACCAACCAACCGTCCGGCTCTACAAGCCATTAGTGTTTTGCTCTCTATAAAGTCTTCAttggttttattcttttaaaatgtttttcaggaGAACCTGAAGAAGCTCATGGAGATCTATGAGATGCTGGGAGGTGAGGAGGACATCGTTAACCCGTCCAACGAGCTCATTAAAGAAGGACAAATCCTAAAGCTGGCTGCAAGGAACACCTCGTCCATGGAGAGATACCTTTTCCTGGTTAGTTGCTTCGTACTGTGTATTTTTAACTGGTTTTTGATCTCgcttgattttgatgttttttcagaaaacaagattcATGTCATTTTTGCATCTGAAGTAAATGTATCTCGACTGCTGAGAAACAtgataaaaatgaatttttttgcaGCATGTGCCATCATTTGGGAGTTAAAACCACACCATCCGTCTCTTTTCACAGTTTAACAACATGTTGCTGTATTGCGTGCCCAAGTTCAGTCTGGTGGGCCAGCGGTTCACCGTGCGCACGCGGGTGGGCATCAAGGGCATGAAGGTGCTCGAGACCTCCAATGACGACTATCCTCACACGTTCCAGGTGTCGGGGAAAGAGCGAACGCTGGAGCTGCAGGCCAGGTGAGAGCAGAACAGTGTGGATCAGAAACAAAGCTTCTGTTTTAGCTCATAATGACTGTAGCTTTCTGTGTTCACAGCTCGGATCAAGACAAAGAGGACTGGATCAAGGTATCACTGTTGTTGTGTTGCTCAAAGCTGCTTTAAATCGCAGTTATGATCTGAATGTAAGATTTAGGAaagtatggaagcttgtttccgccccagagtaaaaaataaaaaaggtaattaagACTCACGGTTCTGAAATTCCACATTTGTTTCTcgcagagtttatatctcaccatTCAGACTtgttttctcgcaattctgaaagaaaaaaaaagtcattttgagcTATAAATCTGAATTCATAGCTATAATGAATATACaatcatcttttttttcattacttggaagaaatgtgtgattttctgactttttttttctttctcagaattgcaCATTTATATCTCATATTTCTGTTTATATACCATTTATTAATGTATCTGTTACAAGCTCAGAATTATGAGTGGAGGGaggaaaagtctgaattgtgagaaaatgtcaaaattgtgaaataaaaagtcaaactaccttaaaacaaaatttttatatACATGGCGGAAACAAGCTTGTGACTTTTTTCCTTCTCcctttttttaaatctcacaat
Proteins encoded in this window:
- the LOC113047890 gene encoding FYVE, RhoGEF and PH domain-containing protein 4-like; this translates as MDEKDIMTDITQGRTSVISKYHRNIDESGTKDSSDCSPAERLIQAPLSPERSDAVYSHTSSRDSGWHIWSGWWSEEVKGHTESGHLPAPSESSGRDSDRQEHEDETQENVLNEETQNMEKDEDKREPIKELKLYKIASELLQTERAYVTRLHLLDQVFCAGLTEEAGKGTFPVEVVKSIFSNVGSIHTFHSQFLLPDLEKRMSQWDSTPRIGDILAQLAPFLRMYAEYVKNFDSAMDLLKQWMERSAQFNAIIQDIQSQEACGNLTLQHHMLEPVQRVPRYEMLLKDYLKKLPEDDPDRSQAEKSLNIISMAATHSNTAIRKMENLKKLMEIYEMLGGEEDIVNPSNELIKEGQILKLAARNTSSMERYLFLFNNMLLYCVPKFSLVGQRFTVRTRVGIKGMKVLETSNDDYPHTFQVSGKERTLELQASSDQDKEDWIKAFQKTIEIFQQKNESFKSASKEVVDEVSKEELGKRAPRWIRDNEVTMCMKCKEPFNPLTRRRHHCRACGYVVCYKCSDYKASLRYDGNKLNKVCKDCFFILTGRVDTEEPVSGKKRGILEIEAAQVSGNSFLCGFLQYSTDRTKPCQRLWCVVPQHDALVLYLYGAPQDVKAQCTIPLLGYQVEDVQRSVDHPPTSFRLRQSKSVHYFTADTEEVKLRWLGVISKAVIGEMPECQTPDDGDFANVCHEDMPDGT